GTCAAAGGTGCACGTTTTAGGCGGAAGGATCGGATCTATTCCAAGCGACCTGCCCAAACGCCATGATGGAACCGGGCCGTAAACTGTGTTCATATTTTCATCTCATTTTAAATTTTAATTGGCTAAATACAACATTTATAGGCATGGCTTTTTAACTCCGGTTAATTTAGCTACTTTTCGGCTTAGTTCTCTGTACCATTCCGGCAGTTTCAGTTTTTCTACAATTCTGTCTGGAGTGTAGGGTTTTATATCTAAAACTGGAGTTTTGTCAAATAAATCCAAGTTTTTAACGTGTAGGATGCACCCTTCCCTTTTTAGCAGCCTAACTATTGTGATGGCTACTGGAACGGGTCTATGCGGCGAATCACTGCAAAATACGCCTACTTCCGGCAGTTCTTCAAGTTTTATTCCAAATTTTGTTAGCCGTCTAAATCTTACTTTTAGAACTTTTCTTTGCTCTTTACTAACCTTATGCAGGTATGCAGTAACTATTAGGTGGGAAAATCCGTCTATTCCTTCTAGGCCTTCGTTAAATTCTTTAAAAACTTCTATTTCCCCTTCAACTCCATTTGTTGATTTTTTGACTGTTTCGTCGTCAAAATTTGTGTGAACAATTCCTATGGGATTAAGAATTATTCTTTTCATAGAGGTGCTTCTCCCTTTGCTGACTTTTGCATTGTTTAGCTGTTCTTATTTATGTGATATATCACAAAATTTATATTTTGCCCTTTCGTTGTATTATGTGAAGTATCACAAAATAATCGGAGGTGAAATGCTCATGCCTTGGGGATGGGGTTGGAGAGGCGGCGGCTGGGGCGGATGGAGTCCGTGGCCAGGAAGAGGGCCATTCAGCTATCTACCGCCATGGCAAAGGCCAGGATGGCTTTTCGGCAGAGGCGCCTGCTGGTGGCTGTTCGGCCCATACGCTTGGAGCATGTGGGCAAATCCATGGTACTGGTACGCTAGGTACTGGGCTTATCCATGGCCTTGGTACTGGTACTGGGGCCTATACATGACTCCTTACGCGTATCCATGGAGCTTCTACGGATATCCATACATGGCCTATCCGTGGTACCCTAGATACTGGTAAAATAGAAAAGGTGAAAGAACTATGGCGTGGCCAGGAAGAAGGAGATACTGGCGATGGGGAGGCTGGGGATGGGGCTACCCACCAGCCTACGGTTATCCACCATACCAATATGCACCACCAACACAAACACCACCGCAGCAACCATACTACGGTTATCCACCAATGCCTCCGCCTTGGGCGGCACCACCAATGACACCAGAACAAGAACTTCAAAGCCTAGAAGAATACAAAAAAGAACTTGAAGCAGAAAAACAAGACATAGAAGAGGAAATCAAAGAAATCGAAGCCAGAATAAACGAACTCAGAAAGATGCTGCAGCAAGGGCAACAACAACCACCACCATAAAAGCAAAATAAGCCCCAAACTTAAAATCCCCCTTTTTATGGAAAATACTATAAATTTAGAATAAGGAGTTGAGTGTTAAAACTTGAAAATTGGAATTGCTACTGTTGGAGAAAACGGCCTACAGGATAAAGTTTCAGAAACGTTCGGAAGAGCAAACACATACACCATAGTTGAAGTTAAGGAAGAAAAAATATCAAATGTTAAGGTTCTAGAAAACCCTGCCATTTCCTACGAGCATGGAGCCGGCCCAATAGTCGCCAAGATGCTTATAGAAGAAGGCGTACAGCTAGTCGTCGCAGGAGAAATAGGCCCAGGAGTATCCTCAATACTTGAACATCATAAAGTTAAGAAAATGACTGTAAAAGCCGGAACAACAGTAGCAGAAGTTGTTGAAAACCTGTTAAAGCAAATATAGAAGTAAGATATCGTTATATGAAGGTGCAAAACAATGAATGAAAATCTAGAAAACCAAATAGGCAAAGCTTATTCATTCTCAGGCCCAGGTTACGGACCGGGATACGGAAGAGGCCGAAGAAGAGGAGTGGGACCGGGTAGAACAGGCCCATACGGGCCTCCGCCTCCATATCCTCCCCCTCAGCAACCATTCCGAATGCCTACTGGAGCCTTTAAAGTGGCTGTTGCAACAGAAGGGCCAGGCGGCTTAGATGATATCGTCTCTCCCAGATTCGGCAGATGCCCAACCTTTACAATAATCACTATTGAGGGTGGAAACATTAAAGATGTGAGGACTGTTC
Above is a genomic segment from Candidatus Bathyarchaeota archaeon containing:
- the tsaA gene encoding tRNA (N6-threonylcarbamoyladenosine(37)-N6)-methyltransferase TrmO, with product MKRIILNPIGIVHTNFDDETVKKSTNGVEGEIEVFKEFNEGLEGIDGFSHLIVTAYLHKVSKEQRKVLKVRFRRLTKFGIKLEELPEVGVFCSDSPHRPVPVAITIVRLLKREGCILHVKNLDLFDKTPVLDIKPYTPDRIVEKLKLPEWYRELSRKVAKLTGVKKPCL
- a CDS encoding NifB/NifX family molybdenum-iron cluster-binding protein, which encodes MKIGIATVGENGLQDKVSETFGRANTYTIVEVKEEKISNVKVLENPAISYEHGAGPIVAKMLIEEGVQLVVAGEIGPGVSSILEHHKVKKMTVKAGTTVAEVVENLLKQI
- a CDS encoding NifB/NifX family molybdenum-iron cluster-binding protein, which produces MNENLENQIGKAYSFSGPGYGPGYGRGRRRGVGPGRTGPYGPPPPYPPPQQPFRMPTGAFKVAVATEGPGGLDDIVSPRFGRCPTFTIITIEGGNIKDVRTVQNQAAFAAHGAGIAAVQTLANQGVKVIVAGRFGPWASQASMQFGMQMVMVPPGIRVRDAINGYILGRR